The Clostridium aceticum genomic interval TACACCTCTATATAAACCTTCCTATTCAAGATTTATAATTTATCTTAATATATAGATAAACAGCATCAGGACTTAATTTTGAACTTGCTTATCTATAATAACCTTCACATAGGCGTTAGCTTAATACAATTATTTCCGAAGTTCTCTCCAAATGTCATCCTGAGGGCAGTGAAGGATCTTGGAATAACGAAGAGATGACAAATTATGGTTTAATTTAACGTTAATGATCATGTTCATAGTTGCATATCCACAGGAGACTTATTCTAAAAGTAACCCCTCATGATGCCTTAGTAAAACCTTTATTGTCTTTTCTAATAGTTTTTCTCTGCCTATTGTAGGTAAAAAATCTGCACTTGGTAAAAGTTTTTTTTGTTTATCTTCTACCTTTTGTTTATCTTTACAATAAATTTCTATACTTCTTCTTAAAAGTCCTTCTAAAGTGTAAACATAAAAAGGATTAATATCATTATACTCTGCCAATGTTTCTACTAACCCAATAACAATATCAGCATAGCTACAGCCTTCTCCTAAATCCATCAGTAGTGCCCATTTAGGTATAATTTCCTCTAGTAGTAGTCTGTTGAGGGGTTTTATAGGAGATAGGTGATATAATTCTGCCAATAATTTTATCATTTTTTCTTCCCCGCTCATTAAAAACTTCAATGCTTTTTCTTCACAAAGACCGTTTTTAATATAATATTTCTTACCTTCTAATCCTTTTAGTACCCTTATCGTATCAAAGTAACCGAGCTTCATATTATATCGGGCTCTTTTTTTGGTAAAGTCCATGACGCCTCCTAAATCCCGATAAGGTTGTATATAAATAACTTCTAAGTCTTCTTTCTCTACCTTTTTAATCCTTCCTATGCTTAATAAACGTACCGCCACTATTTTTTTATACCCCTTATTATACAACATATCTATAGGAAGGTTATTATAAAAACTCCCATCTAAAAACTTTTTGCCATCCAATTTCTTTGACTTAAAAATCGGCAGATAAGAAGAAGCCATAAGGTAATCTACAATTTTTCCTGAAGGTATTTCCTCCTTATAAATTTCTAAAGGCTTAAAGTCTGTTAAAGATACAGTAACAAAGCCAAACTCCTTTGGAGACTGTATAATCTTCTCCTCTTTAATGGTATCTTTAATAAGATTTTCCAAGGGCCTTGCATCGAAGCCAAAACCTTTTACAAATTTTCGTATTTCCTCCAGAAAAATATGTATGCTTCTATTATTAATTTGAGCTCCTGACAGCATTTCATAAATTCGGTCATCTATATCCATCACCATATGCGGAGTAATATTGTACCATATATCATAAGCTATATCAAAATCCTCTTGAATCATCAATGCGCCATTTAGAGCCCCCACAGAGGTTCCTGTAATTCCCTGAAATTCCAAACCTAGTTGCCTAAAAGCTTGCCATGCACCTACTTGATAAGCACCTTTAGCTCCACCACCCTCTAGGGTCAATCCTAGCATTTCTTCCCCTCCTTTAGTTTATAAAAGTTTATCAATACTATATTTATCATCCTCAGATTCACTTAAGCAATAGTTTATAGGTTTAATAAAGCTATAAAAATAATCTTACCATAACATTTTATAGTGTTATATCTATTATACGCTAAACCTTGAATATGGAACCTTATATTCAAAAGTAAAATATCAAGATCATAGGCGTTAACTTAACACAATTATTGCCAAAATTCTCTCCAAATGTCATCCTGAGGGTAGCAAAGGATCTTGGAATAACGAAGGATGATAAATTATGGTTTAACTTAATGTTAGTGATATCAAGATAAAAAAACAAGGCGAAGTCCTAAACATAGGACTTCGCCTTTCATCATTCTATTTTATTATTATGCTAACTTTATATAGCTTTCATATCTTTCTTTTGCTTCTTCCTCAGCCTTTACAAATAACGCTTCTGCTACTTCTGGGAAGGCCTTTGTTAAGGAAGCATAACGTACTTCACTTAATAAGAAGTCTCTAAAGGAAGCTGCTGGTTCCTTAGAATCCATGATAAATGGATTTTTACCTTCTTTCTTTAATTCTGGGTTGAATCTATATAAATGCCAGTATCCAGATTCTACAGCTTTTTTCGCTTGTTCTTGTGTTTTACCCATACCAGCACCAATTCCGTGAGCGATACATGGTGAGTATGCAATGATGATAGATGGTCCTTTGTAAGCTTCTGCTTCTTTAACAGCCTTCATTAATTGGTTTTTATCAGCACCCATAGCTACTTGAGCAACATACACATAGCCATAGCTCATCGCCATCATACCTAAGTCTTTTTTCTTAGTTCTCTTACCAGCTGCTGCAAACTTTGCAATCGCTGCTGTTGGAGAAGCCTTAGAAGACTGACCACCAGTATTAGAATATACCTCTGTATCCATTACAAGGATGTTTACATCTTCACCAGATGCGATTACATGGTCTAATCCACCAAATCCGATGTCATAAGCCCAACCATCTCCACCAAAAATCCACTGAGATTGCTTGATTAAATAGTCTTTTCTAGCAATAATTTCTTTAATTACTGGATTTGAAGCTTCTGCCTCAAGTAATGGAAGAATTTTATAGGTTGCAGCCTTAGATGCTTTTCCTTCATCTTTACCATCAATCCATTCTTGGAAAGCAGCCTTTAACTCAGCATTGATATCTAGTGTTAAAGCTTCCTTCATTAGAGCTTCAATTTTTTCTCTAATTTGAGTTGTTCCTAACATCATACCATAACCAAATTCAGCAGTATCTTCAAATAAGGAGTTTGCCCAAGCTGGACCTTTACCTTCTTTGTTTGTACAGTATGGTACAGACGGCGCACTACCACCGTAGATAGAAGAACAACCAGTTGCATTGGCAATCATCATTCTGTCACCAAATAATTGAGTAATTAACTTAACATATGGTGTTTCACCACAACCAGTACAAGCTCCTGAGAACTCAAATAATGGTTGAGCAAATTGGCTGCCTTTTACAGTCTCTATATTTGTTAATGCAGATTTATCTGTAATCGTAGTTGCATATGCCCAGTTTTCGTTTTGTGCTGCAACTTGAACTTCAACCGGCTTCATTTCTAATGCCTTCTTCTTAGAAGGACAAATATCAGCACAGTTTCCACATCCTGTACAGTCTAGCGGAGCTACTTGTATACGATATTGTAATCCTTCAAACTCTTTACCGATTGTTTTTAATGTAGTAAATCCTTCAGGTGCGTTCTTTACTTCCTCTTCATTTAATAAGAAAGGTCTAATAGCAGCATGAGGACATACAAAAGAACATTGATTACATTGGATACAGTTTTCTGAAATCCACTCTGGGACATCTATAGCAATACCACGTTTTTCATAAGCACTGGTTCCTAATGGGAAGGTTCCATCTTCTGCGCCTGCAAATGCGCTTACAGGTAAATCATCTCCCGCTTGTGCATTCATTGGTCTTAAAATATTCTTAATGAAATCTGGCTCATCTACTGCAACTGCTGTTTCTTCTACTACACCACTCCAGCTTGCAGGTACATCTACTTTTACAAGAGCTTCTACACCACGGTCTACTGCTTTATGGTTCATTTCAACAATTTTTTCACCTTTTTTACCATAAGCACTGATAACCGCTTCTTTTAAGTGTTTAATTGCATCATCTACAGGAATAACTTCTGTCAGCTTAAAGAAGGCAGATTGCATAACCATGTTAATTCTTCCACCTAAACCAACTTCTGCAGCGATGGCTGTTCCGTTAAGGGTGTAGAAATTGATATCATTTTCAGCAATATATTTCTTCATGGTTGCTGGTAGTTTTTCCTCTAACTCTTCTGGTGTCCACATACAGTTTAATAGGAATGTACCGCCCTTTTTCAAACCTTTTAATAAATCGTATTGGTTCACGTAAGCTTGGTTATGACAAGCAATAAAATCTGCTTCATCAATTAAATAAGGTGACTTGATTGGTTTTTTACCAAAACGCAAGTGAGATATAGTAACCCCGCCGGATTTTTTAGAATCATAAGAGAAATATGCTTGTGCGTACATGTCAGTATTATCTCCGATGATTTTAATAGCTTCTTTATTTGCACCTACTGTACCGTCAGCACCTAACCCCCAGAACTTACATCTGATCGTTCCAGCTGGCGCTGTTGAAACCTTTTCTTTAATCTCTAAAGATGTATTGGTTACATCGTCTACAATACCTACTGTAAAGGCATTTTTAGGTTCTTCAGCCTTTAGGTTATCATATACAGCTAAAATTTGAGCTGGTACTGTATCTTTTGATCCAAGACCATATCTACCACCAATAATCATTGGGGCATTTTCTTTGTCAAAGAACATTGTTCTAATATCTTGGTATAATGGCTCTCCAAGACATCCTGGCTCCTTTGTTCTATCTAACACAACGATTCTCTTTACAGTTTTTGGAAGGATATCAAAGAAGTATTTCTCAGAGAAAGGTCTATATAGGTGTACTTTTACT includes:
- a CDS encoding patatin-like phospholipase family protein; protein product: MLGLTLEGGGAKGAYQVGAWQAFRQLGLEFQGITGTSVGALNGALMIQEDFDIAYDIWYNITPHMVMDIDDRIYEMLSGAQINNRSIHIFLEEIRKFVKGFGFDARPLENLIKDTIKEEKIIQSPKEFGFVTVSLTDFKPLEIYKEEIPSGKIVDYLMASSYLPIFKSKKLDGKKFLDGSFYNNLPIDMLYNKGYKKIVAVRLLSIGRIKKVEKEDLEVIYIQPYRDLGGVMDFTKKRARYNMKLGYFDTIRVLKGLEGKKYYIKNGLCEEKALKFLMSGEEKMIKLLAELYHLSPIKPLNRLLLEEIIPKWALLMDLGEGCSYADIVIGLVETLAEYNDINPFYVYTLEGLLRRSIEIYCKDKQKVEDKQKKLLPSADFLPTIGREKLLEKTIKVLLRHHEGLLLE
- the nifJ gene encoding pyruvate:ferredoxin (flavodoxin) oxidoreductase, encoding MARKMKTMDGNAAAAYVSYAFTDVAAIYPITPSSNMAENVDEWSSEGQTNIFGQTVKVVEMQSEAGAAGAVHGSLAAGALTTTFTASQGLLLMIPNMYKIAGELLPGVFHVSARALAGHALSIFGDHSDVMSTRQTGCAMLASGSVQEVMDLGGVAHLAAIKGRVPFVHFFDGFRTSHEMQKVEVIEYDEFAKLVDWDAIQAFRDRALNPEHPVLRGTAQNPDVFFQAKEAANKYYDAIPDMVADYMKEISALTGRDYKPFNYYGAEDAENIIIAMGSVTDTIEETVDYLLAKGEKVGVVKVHLYRPFSEKYFFDILPKTVKRIVVLDRTKEPGCLGEPLYQDIRTMFFDKENAPMIIGGRYGLGSKDTVPAQILAVYDNLKAEEPKNAFTVGIVDDVTNTSLEIKEKVSTAPAGTIRCKFWGLGADGTVGANKEAIKIIGDNTDMYAQAYFSYDSKKSGGVTISHLRFGKKPIKSPYLIDEADFIACHNQAYVNQYDLLKGLKKGGTFLLNCMWTPEELEEKLPATMKKYIAENDINFYTLNGTAIAAEVGLGGRINMVMQSAFFKLTEVIPVDDAIKHLKEAVISAYGKKGEKIVEMNHKAVDRGVEALVKVDVPASWSGVVEETAVAVDEPDFIKNILRPMNAQAGDDLPVSAFAGAEDGTFPLGTSAYEKRGIAIDVPEWISENCIQCNQCSFVCPHAAIRPFLLNEEEVKNAPEGFTTLKTIGKEFEGLQYRIQVAPLDCTGCGNCADICPSKKKALEMKPVEVQVAAQNENWAYATTITDKSALTNIETVKGSQFAQPLFEFSGACTGCGETPYVKLITQLFGDRMMIANATGCSSIYGGSAPSVPYCTNKEGKGPAWANSLFEDTAEFGYGMMLGTTQIREKIEALMKEALTLDINAELKAAFQEWIDGKDEGKASKAATYKILPLLEAEASNPVIKEIIARKDYLIKQSQWIFGGDGWAYDIGFGGLDHVIASGEDVNILVMDTEVYSNTGGQSSKASPTAAIAKFAAAGKRTKKKDLGMMAMSYGYVYVAQVAMGADKNQLMKAVKEAEAYKGPSIIIAYSPCIAHGIGAGMGKTQEQAKKAVESGYWHLYRFNPELKKEGKNPFIMDSKEPAASFRDFLLSEVRYASLTKAFPEVAEALFVKAEEEAKERYESYIKLA